A window of the Acidovorax sp. YS12 genome harbors these coding sequences:
- a CDS encoding HD domain-containing protein, with translation MILPSGAATQFDPAAAEQMEKIICDLGRMYHERNEALQEVARAHHESLFLLAMAAEYKDDDTGVHIVRIGFLAEALALYLGQSRSYALLLRKAAPMHDVGKIGIPDSVLKKPGSLTPEERQVMNRHVTIGADILGKSRIALFQMASEVALTHHERWDGQGYPRQLAGTAIPLSGRIVSVVDFYDALTMDRVYRPAFTHEQALEMLQEQRGKAFDPVIVDCFMRHSTELLALRLSITECRMNFADLVQAEQPAS, from the coding sequence ATGATCCTGCCCAGCGGCGCGGCCACGCAGTTCGACCCCGCGGCGGCCGAACAGATGGAGAAGATCATCTGCGACCTGGGCCGCATGTACCACGAGCGCAACGAGGCGCTGCAGGAAGTGGCGCGCGCCCACCACGAGTCCCTGTTCCTGCTGGCCATGGCGGCTGAATACAAGGACGACGACACCGGCGTGCACATCGTGCGCATCGGCTTCCTGGCCGAGGCGCTGGCGCTGTACCTGGGCCAGTCCCGGTCCTATGCCCTGCTGCTGCGCAAGGCCGCGCCGATGCACGACGTGGGCAAGATCGGCATCCCCGACAGCGTGCTGAAGAAGCCCGGCAGCCTCACGCCCGAGGAGCGCCAGGTGATGAACCGGCACGTGACCATCGGCGCGGACATCCTGGGCAAGTCGCGCATCGCGCTGTTCCAGATGGCCTCCGAGGTGGCGCTCACGCACCATGAGCGCTGGGACGGCCAGGGCTATCCGCGGCAGCTCGCGGGCACTGCCATTCCGCTGTCGGGGCGGATCGTGAGCGTCGTCGATTTCTATGATGCGCTCACCATGGACCGCGTCTACCGCCCCGCCTTCACGCACGAGCAGGCGCTGGAGATGCTGCAGGAGCAGCGCGGCAAGGCGTTCGATCCGGTGATCGTGGACTGCTTCATGCGCCACAGCACCGAGCTGCTGGCCCTGCGCCTGAGCATCACCGAGTGCCGCATGAATTTCGCCGATCTGGTCCAGGCGGAGCAGCCCGCATCATGA
- a CDS encoding two-component sensor histidine kinase, whose protein sequence is MKSVTYWRRWRGGPGSVYWVVACAFSALVLLGGWAAIAGLLRWQWQETLQAEMRQNTNTAMALKEHTLRILDTVDQAMLRLGRGVEAAGFDSREVVRIANETGMVPHILTQLSFVGSDGRFVGSNLDPDGTRSQHVSLMERDHIRVHLAPSVPSLPPPGMLHDGLFFSQALRGKVSGVWAIQMSRKVVSADGRTLGVVVASLNQSHFTDVYRGVQLGSQGGVVLAGLDGAVRARVIGGASTETGMWLPESLVRILRAQDHGASLSASSDRLERVIGYSRIGAYPLAVLSGTSQEEAFASWRATRNIVLLLSALLTVAVVAFVSVFLNSVQRLARSHAALQRSEAQAQRANQAKSEFLAAMSHELRTPLTSIRGFAELMELRSSEVRVREQSGLIRQAAEHLNALLTEILDLAKIEAGAMPTHMEPVALRPLLREVADLFRVSAVSKNLALHMSVSAQLPATLVTDRLKLKQMINNLLSNAIKFTTEGSISLEAELAPDARHVRIHVRDTGSGIPAEQQARIFEKFSQGHAHISYEHGGTGLGLSLSRALAELVGGQLTLESQVGKGSTFTITLPLPSADVL, encoded by the coding sequence ATGAAATCGGTCACGTATTGGCGCCGCTGGCGGGGTGGGCCGGGCAGCGTCTACTGGGTCGTCGCCTGTGCGTTCAGCGCCCTGGTGCTCCTGGGCGGGTGGGCGGCCATCGCCGGGCTGCTGCGCTGGCAGTGGCAGGAGACGCTGCAGGCGGAGATGCGGCAGAACACCAACACGGCCATGGCGCTGAAGGAGCACACGCTGCGCATCCTCGACACCGTGGACCAGGCCATGCTGCGGCTGGGGCGCGGGGTGGAGGCGGCCGGGTTCGACAGCCGGGAGGTCGTGCGCATCGCCAACGAAACGGGCATGGTGCCGCACATCCTGACGCAGCTGTCGTTCGTGGGGAGCGATGGGCGGTTCGTCGGCAGCAACCTTGACCCCGATGGCACGCGCAGCCAGCATGTGAGCCTCATGGAGCGTGACCACATCCGTGTGCATTTGGCACCCAGCGTCCCCTCGCTGCCGCCGCCGGGCATGCTGCACGACGGCTTGTTCTTCAGCCAGGCGCTGCGTGGCAAGGTGTCCGGAGTCTGGGCCATCCAGATGTCGCGCAAGGTCGTTTCCGCCGACGGCCGGACGCTGGGCGTGGTGGTGGCGTCGCTGAACCAGAGCCATTTCACCGACGTGTACCGTGGCGTGCAACTGGGCAGCCAGGGGGGCGTCGTGCTTGCGGGGCTGGATGGCGCGGTGCGGGCTCGCGTCATTGGCGGCGCGAGTACCGAGACTGGCATGTGGCTGCCGGAGTCCCTGGTACGGATACTGCGGGCGCAGGACCATGGGGCCAGCCTGTCGGCGTCTTCCGACAGGCTGGAGCGCGTCATCGGCTATAGCCGGATCGGTGCCTATCCCTTGGCCGTGCTGAGCGGCACTTCGCAGGAGGAGGCGTTTGCCTCATGGCGTGCCACCCGCAACATCGTGCTGTTGCTCTCGGCATTGTTGACGGTGGCCGTGGTGGCTTTTGTTTCGGTATTCCTGAACAGCGTCCAGCGGCTGGCACGGAGCCATGCCGCGCTGCAGCGCAGCGAGGCGCAAGCGCAGCGCGCGAATCAGGCCAAGAGCGAATTCCTGGCGGCCATGTCGCACGAGTTGCGCACGCCGCTGACCAGCATACGGGGCTTTGCCGAACTCATGGAGCTGCGCAGCAGCGAGGTGCGGGTGCGTGAGCAATCGGGCTTGATCCGCCAGGCGGCCGAGCACCTGAATGCCTTGCTGACTGAAATTCTCGACCTGGCCAAGATTGAGGCAGGGGCGATGCCGACCCACATGGAGCCCGTGGCACTGCGGCCACTGCTGCGCGAGGTGGCCGACCTGTTCCGTGTCAGCGCCGTTTCCAAGAACCTGGCGCTGCACATGAGCGTGTCGGCGCAATTGCCCGCCACGCTGGTGACCGACCGGCTCAAGCTCAAGCAGATGATCAACAACCTGCTGTCCAACGCGATCAAGTTCACAACCGAGGGCAGCATCAGCCTGGAGGCCGAGCTTGCGCCGGATGCGCGCCATGTGCGGATCCATGTCCGCGACACAGGCTCCGGCATTCCTGCGGAGCAGCAGGCCCGGATCTTCGAGAAATTCAGCCAGGGCCATGCGCACATCAGCTACGAGCATGGAGGAACCGGGCTGGGCCTGTCGCTTTCGCGTGCATTGGCCGAGCTGGTGGGCGGGCAGTTGACGCTGGAGTCGCAGGTGGGCAAGGGATCGACGTTCACCATCACGCTGCCCTTGCCTTCGGCTGACGTTCTCTAG
- a CDS encoding HAMP domain-containing protein, with protein MSLRNLKISTRLALGFGLLIATMLTMVAVGLLQLGSLLETNRQIIEREWVKAEASNTLSSIAQANARRTIEIYFAETGAQRAQKRAEILAGRETFVQAFKTLQELVYKDEGKQFLSEAEAARGRYVTSQAKFNELVDAGRKEEAFAELQEHTLVELATVQDRVDRLAKLQERLVNEAGARAKAEAQFARMLLLGLGAGGLVAGLLLAVWIMRSITVPLRQAVRVAQAVSGGDLRSQIEVHSRDEAGQLLQALQHMQESLVQVVCKVREGSESVATASAQIAQGNQDLSARTEGQASALQETAASMEQLNTTVRQNADNARQANQLAQSASSVAAQGGEVVADVVRTMKEINDSARRIADIIQVIDSIAFQTNILALNAAVEAARAGEQGRGFAVVATEVRALAGRSAEAAREIKDLIGTSVDRVDTGSALVDRAGETMAEVVQAIGRVTGIMGEISAASTEQSQGVDQVNEAVTQMDQATQQNAALVEEMAAAAASLNNQAQELVQTVAVFDLGQAGAGRVRAWAAPQ; from the coding sequence ATGTCCCTTCGCAATCTAAAAATAAGTACCCGTCTGGCCCTGGGCTTTGGCCTGCTCATCGCAACGATGCTCACCATGGTGGCTGTGGGCCTGCTGCAGCTCGGCAGCCTGCTCGAAACCAACCGCCAGATCATCGAGCGCGAGTGGGTGAAGGCCGAGGCGTCGAACACGCTCAGCTCCATCGCCCAGGCGAACGCGCGCCGCACCATCGAAATCTATTTCGCCGAGACCGGCGCCCAGCGCGCGCAAAAGCGCGCCGAGATCCTGGCGGGCCGCGAGACCTTCGTGCAGGCCTTCAAGACGCTGCAGGAGCTGGTCTACAAGGACGAGGGCAAGCAGTTCCTGAGCGAGGCCGAGGCCGCGCGCGGCCGCTACGTCACCTCGCAGGCCAAGTTCAACGAGCTGGTGGACGCAGGCCGCAAGGAAGAGGCCTTCGCCGAGCTGCAGGAGCACACGCTGGTGGAGCTGGCGACGGTGCAGGACCGTGTGGACCGCCTGGCCAAGCTGCAGGAGCGGCTGGTGAACGAGGCCGGCGCCCGCGCCAAGGCCGAGGCGCAGTTCGCGCGCATGCTGCTGCTCGGCCTGGGAGCCGGCGGCCTGGTGGCCGGGCTGCTGCTGGCGGTGTGGATCATGCGCTCCATCACAGTCCCGCTGCGGCAGGCCGTGCGCGTGGCCCAGGCCGTATCGGGTGGCGACCTGCGCAGCCAGATCGAAGTGCACAGCCGGGACGAGGCGGGCCAGCTGCTGCAGGCGCTGCAGCACATGCAGGAAAGCCTGGTGCAGGTGGTGTGCAAGGTGCGCGAAGGCTCGGAGAGCGTGGCCACCGCCAGTGCGCAGATCGCCCAGGGCAACCAGGATCTGTCCGCGCGCACCGAGGGCCAAGCCAGCGCGCTGCAGGAGACGGCGGCCTCGATGGAGCAGCTCAACACCACGGTGCGCCAGAACGCGGACAACGCGCGCCAGGCCAACCAGCTGGCGCAAAGCGCCTCCTCGGTGGCGGCCCAGGGGGGCGAGGTGGTGGCCGACGTGGTGCGCACCATGAAGGAGATCAACGACAGCGCGCGCCGGATCGCCGACATCATCCAGGTGATCGACAGCATCGCCTTCCAGACCAACATCCTGGCGCTCAATGCCGCCGTGGAGGCGGCCCGGGCGGGCGAGCAGGGCCGGGGGTTCGCTGTGGTGGCGACCGAGGTGCGCGCGCTGGCCGGGCGCAGCGCCGAGGCGGCCCGGGAGATCAAGGATCTGATCGGCACCAGCGTGGACCGCGTGGATACGGGGTCGGCGCTGGTGGACCGTGCCGGCGAGACGATGGCCGAGGTGGTGCAGGCCATCGGGCGGGTGACTGGCATCATGGGCGAGATCAGTGCCGCCAGCACCGAGCAGAGCCAGGGCGTGGACCAGGTCAACGAGGCGGTGACGCAGATGGACCAGGCCACGCAGCAGAACGCCGCCCTGGTCGAGGAAATGGCCGCTGCCGCCGCCAGCCTGAACAACCAGGCCCAGGAACTGGTGCAGACCGTGGCCGTTTTCGATCTGGGGCAGGCCGGCGCGGGACGCGTGCGCGCCTGGGCCGCGCCGCAATGA
- a CDS encoding PAS domain-containing protein — protein sequence MPSFFLRYARLLQLPRRRVLAVGGALILGVLAGTMVLMWRGLDDMKQRDQQRLELMASVLDAHVSQVFEVGGQALDNLANSLLQAPDALDRLEAQQQYYLQSLPFLRSLALVSPQGRVLVSTQQADRGGQVDLQRLLTQPVLGERMAIGPWTPGRTLTEKVPQGAPSRLGFIPLLRRVPLPNGRHVLLVAQFSPDALAQYQQQLLDMSPPGTGVYLALDDGRLLSHVGSDALAQGASLGGHVYYGMDAARKGVYGPVQSLGGRSLGAWHRAASQPLVSLVEQPYASTLRRWLLTLRGPLAFMALALALIGLMTFSAWRNARAREAARRERDEALQEIARREQELSVLFKSVQDLIFRTDPQGTLRFVNARWHAMTQQSPESARGRHLRDMVLPECRERIESLFAPGQPPGVRTVQARLMGASGEIRVLDISVVPLLARDGRLRGFAGSAADVTTLLATQMHLQEQLAFSSQLLESNPLPVCLIDLQGHFLMVNQAWEHFMGLPRDQVLGRHNREFLPPQEAQAYDAHNDELLRVGGQMRYEERLHRPDGSVRDVQVTKVRLLSHQGEPIGLLIVKMDITDYLAARDLAEQASRAQSEFVANISHELRTPLQSILGFSELGMLRGRQHEKLAAMFGDIHAAGQRMLELVNDLLDMSKIESTVGAFHFEPHDVRDIIEAVAAELASQLQAKRLALQLQLGRIPLEAKIDPVRFAQVVRNVLANAVKFSPEGRAIQISAGLPDDFTIHIAVRDQGPGIPPAELEAVFQAFVQSSKTRDGSGGTGLGLAICQKIVTAHGGHIHAANAPDGGAIFHISLPTAGYTDTMPAALQ from the coding sequence ATGCCTTCGTTTTTCCTGCGCTATGCGCGCCTGTTGCAGTTGCCGCGCCGCCGCGTGCTGGCGGTGGGCGGGGCCCTGATCCTGGGCGTGCTCGCCGGCACCATGGTGCTGATGTGGCGCGGGCTGGACGACATGAAGCAGCGCGACCAGCAGCGGCTCGAACTGATGGCGAGCGTGCTCGACGCCCATGTCAGCCAGGTCTTCGAGGTCGGCGGCCAGGCGCTGGACAACCTGGCCAACAGCCTGCTGCAGGCGCCCGATGCGCTCGACCGGCTCGAAGCCCAGCAGCAGTACTACCTGCAGAGCCTGCCGTTCCTGCGCAGCCTGGCGCTGGTGAGTCCGCAGGGCCGGGTGCTGGTCTCGACCCAGCAGGCGGACCGGGGCGGCCAGGTGGATCTGCAGCGCCTGCTGACCCAGCCCGTGCTGGGCGAACGAATGGCCATCGGCCCGTGGACGCCTGGCCGGACCTTGACGGAGAAGGTGCCGCAGGGCGCGCCTTCGCGCCTGGGCTTCATTCCGCTGCTGCGCCGCGTGCCACTGCCGAACGGGCGGCATGTGCTGCTGGTGGCGCAGTTCAGTCCCGACGCTCTGGCGCAGTACCAGCAGCAATTGCTGGACATGAGCCCCCCGGGCACGGGCGTTTATCTGGCGCTGGATGACGGCCGTTTGCTCAGCCATGTAGGCAGCGATGCCCTGGCGCAGGGCGCCAGCCTGGGTGGACACGTCTACTACGGCATGGACGCGGCGCGCAAGGGTGTCTATGGGCCGGTGCAGTCCCTTGGCGGGCGCAGCCTGGGCGCCTGGCACCGCGCGGCCAGCCAGCCGCTGGTCAGCCTGGTGGAGCAACCCTATGCCTCGACCCTGCGGCGCTGGCTGCTTACCCTGCGCGGGCCGCTGGCCTTCATGGCGCTGGCGCTGGCGCTCATCGGCCTGATGACCTTCAGCGCCTGGCGCAATGCCCGCGCGCGCGAAGCGGCCCGGCGCGAGCGCGACGAGGCGCTGCAGGAGATCGCGCGGCGCGAGCAGGAACTGTCGGTGCTGTTCAAGAGCGTGCAGGACCTGATCTTCCGCACCGACCCGCAGGGCACCCTGCGTTTCGTCAATGCGCGCTGGCACGCGATGACGCAGCAGAGTCCCGAATCGGCAAGAGGCCGGCACTTGCGCGACATGGTGCTGCCCGAGTGCCGCGAGAGGATCGAGTCATTGTTCGCCCCCGGGCAGCCCCCGGGCGTGCGCACCGTGCAGGCCCGGCTCATGGGGGCCAGCGGCGAGATCCGGGTGCTCGATATCTCGGTGGTGCCCCTGCTGGCGCGCGATGGGCGGCTGCGCGGATTTGCCGGCAGCGCCGCCGACGTCACCACGCTGCTGGCCACGCAGATGCACCTGCAGGAGCAGTTGGCGTTCAGCAGCCAGTTGCTGGAGTCGAACCCGCTGCCGGTTTGCCTGATCGACCTGCAGGGCCATTTCCTCATGGTCAACCAGGCCTGGGAGCACTTCATGGGGCTGCCGCGCGACCAGGTGCTGGGGCGGCACAACCGGGAGTTTCTGCCGCCGCAGGAGGCGCAGGCCTATGACGCGCACAACGACGAGCTGCTGCGCGTTGGCGGCCAGATGCGCTACGAGGAGCGCCTGCACCGCCCCGATGGCAGTGTGCGCGACGTGCAGGTGACCAAGGTGCGCCTGCTGTCCCACCAGGGCGAGCCGATCGGCCTGCTGATCGTGAAGATGGACATCACCGACTATCTCGCGGCACGCGACCTGGCCGAGCAGGCTTCGCGCGCCCAGAGCGAGTTCGTGGCCAACATCAGCCATGAGCTGCGCACGCCGCTGCAGTCCATCCTGGGCTTTTCGGAACTGGGCATGCTGCGCGGCCGCCAGCACGAGAAGCTGGCCGCGATGTTCGGCGACATCCATGCCGCCGGGCAGCGCATGCTGGAGCTGGTCAACGACCTGCTTGACATGTCCAAGATCGAGAGCACGGTGGGCGCCTTCCATTTCGAGCCCCATGATGTGCGCGACATCATCGAGGCGGTGGCGGCCGAACTGGCGTCCCAGCTGCAGGCCAAGCGATTGGCGCTGCAACTGCAGTTGGGCCGCATCCCCCTGGAGGCCAAGATCGACCCGGTGCGCTTTGCCCAGGTGGTCCGCAACGTGCTGGCGAACGCCGTGAAGTTCTCGCCCGAGGGGCGGGCCATCCAGATCAGTGCCGGTTTGCCGGATGATTTCACCATCCATATCGCGGTACGCGACCAGGGGCCGGGCATTCCGCCGGCGGAGCTGGAGGCGGTGTTCCAGGCCTTCGTGCAGTCGAGCAAGACCCGCGACGGGTCCGGCGGCACGGGCCTCGGGCTGGCCATCTGCCAGAAGATCGTCACCGCGCACGGTGGCCACATCCACGCGGCGAATGCGCCCGACGGCGGCGCGATTTTCCATATCAGCCTGCCCACCGCGGGCTATACCGACACCATGCCGGCGGCGCTGCAATGA
- the ispH gene encoding 4-hydroxy-3-methylbut-2-enyl diphosphate reductase, producing MRIPQEILLAEPRGFCAGVDRAIEIVERALAKFGAPIYVRHEIVHNTYVVNDLKAKGAIFIEELGDVPPGATLVFSAHGVSQAVQREARARGFTIFDATCPLVTKVHVEVAKLAKEGYEFIMIGHKGHPEVEGTMGQLDHGIHLVEDVADVARVQPAQTGKLAVVTQTTLSVDDAAEITAAVRARFPRIREPKQQDICYATQNRQDAVKLLSSQVDLVIVVGSPTSSNSNRLRELAARLGTTAYMVDAADELRPEWFTGIARVGLTAGASAPEVLVQAVIARIKALGAVSVRSMDGIEETVKFPLPKGLKTGAA from the coding sequence ATGCGAATCCCACAGGAAATTCTTCTGGCCGAGCCGCGCGGCTTCTGCGCCGGCGTGGACCGGGCCATCGAGATCGTCGAGCGCGCGCTGGCCAAGTTCGGCGCGCCCATCTACGTGCGCCACGAGATCGTGCACAACACCTACGTGGTCAATGACCTCAAGGCCAAGGGTGCGATCTTCATCGAGGAGCTGGGCGATGTGCCGCCCGGCGCCACGCTGGTGTTTTCGGCCCATGGCGTGAGCCAGGCAGTGCAGCGCGAGGCGCGGGCGCGCGGCTTCACCATCTTCGACGCCACCTGCCCGCTGGTGACCAAGGTGCACGTCGAAGTGGCCAAGCTCGCCAAGGAGGGCTACGAATTCATCATGATCGGCCACAAGGGGCACCCCGAGGTCGAGGGCACCATGGGCCAGCTCGACCACGGCATCCACCTGGTGGAAGACGTGGCCGACGTGGCGCGGGTGCAGCCCGCGCAGACCGGGAAGCTCGCCGTGGTCACCCAGACCACGCTCAGCGTGGACGATGCCGCCGAGATCACGGCGGCGGTGCGCGCGCGCTTTCCGCGCATCCGCGAGCCCAAGCAGCAGGACATCTGCTACGCCACGCAGAACCGCCAGGACGCGGTGAAGCTGCTGTCCTCGCAGGTGGACCTGGTCATCGTCGTGGGCAGCCCGACCAGCTCTAACAGCAACCGCCTGCGCGAACTGGCGGCGCGCCTGGGCACCACGGCGTACATGGTGGACGCGGCCGATGAGCTGCGCCCCGAGTGGTTCACCGGCATCGCGCGCGTGGGCCTGACGGCGGGCGCTTCGGCCCCCGAGGTTCTGGTGCAGGCGGTGATCGCGCGCATCAAGGCGCTGGGCGCCGTCTCGGTGCGCAGCATGGACGGCATCGAAGAGACGGTGAAATTCCCCCTGCCCAAGGGGCTCAAGACCGGCGCTGCCTGA
- a CDS encoding response regulator, with product MALPRVLLLEDDPAVRRFVALALESLPLQLLPCGTLAEARALLGHTSVQLVLMDLALPDGSGQDLLPSLPTQDGTGCRTIVFSGAVDAALQRQLQSQGAWRVLAKPVGVGLLLETVREALQDAMQAGPLPTGLPPEPAAETSAQDPVAAFFGGDHGLYQAYLASCLAQFGNDLAQGDAAARAHDAPALQRVAHSLKSVLTMLGQQHAAQEAREIEAHAAAGATAEMRGGWQRLRQQLRAFMAQHTPSQPG from the coding sequence ATGGCCCTGCCCCGCGTACTCTTGCTTGAGGATGACCCGGCGGTGCGCCGCTTCGTGGCGCTGGCGCTCGAATCCCTGCCCTTGCAGCTGCTGCCGTGCGGCACGCTGGCCGAAGCGCGGGCGCTGCTCGGGCACACCTCCGTGCAACTGGTGCTGATGGACCTGGCACTGCCCGACGGTTCGGGCCAGGATCTGCTGCCGTCGCTGCCCACGCAAGACGGCACGGGCTGCCGCACCATCGTCTTCAGCGGCGCGGTGGACGCCGCCCTGCAGCGCCAACTCCAGAGCCAGGGCGCCTGGCGGGTCCTGGCCAAGCCCGTCGGCGTGGGGCTGCTGCTCGAAACCGTGCGCGAAGCATTGCAGGACGCCATGCAGGCCGGCCCGCTGCCCACCGGCCTGCCACCCGAGCCGGCCGCCGAAACCAGCGCCCAGGACCCGGTGGCGGCGTTCTTCGGCGGCGACCACGGCCTCTACCAGGCCTACCTGGCAAGCTGCCTCGCCCAGTTCGGCAACGACCTGGCGCAAGGCGACGCCGCCGCACGGGCCCACGACGCACCCGCCCTGCAGCGCGTGGCCCACAGCCTCAAGTCGGTGCTGACCATGCTGGGCCAGCAACATGCGGCCCAGGAAGCGCGCGAGATCGAAGCGCACGCGGCCGCAGGCGCGACCGCGGAAATGCGCGGCGGCTGGCAGCGGCTGCGCCAGCAGCTGCGCGCCTTCATGGCACAGCACACGCCCTCCCAGCCCGGCTGA
- a CDS encoding response regulator, giving the protein MSKRILIVEDHADIRKLVRLTLEFEDYEIHEAANADEGLEAVRRLRPDLLLLDVMMPGKLNGLDLCRLAKTDLALGRPQVVLLTARGQSQDVEAGMNAGADAYLLKPFSPLKLIETIDTLGAQPTELP; this is encoded by the coding sequence ATGAGCAAGCGCATCCTGATCGTCGAAGACCACGCGGACATTCGCAAGCTGGTTCGCCTGACCCTGGAGTTCGAGGACTACGAAATCCACGAGGCCGCGAACGCCGACGAGGGGCTGGAGGCGGTGCGGCGGCTGCGCCCCGACCTGCTGCTGCTGGACGTCATGATGCCGGGCAAGCTGAATGGGCTCGACCTGTGCCGGCTGGCCAAGACCGATCTGGCGCTCGGCCGCCCCCAGGTGGTGTTGCTCACGGCGCGTGGGCAGAGCCAGGACGTGGAGGCCGGCATGAACGCGGGCGCCGACGCCTACCTGCTCAAGCCCTTCAGCCCGCTCAAGCTGATCGAGACCATCGACACGCTGGGCGCACAACCCACGGAGCTGCCATGA
- a CDS encoding GGDEF domain-containing protein, with product MTLHTPSLMLANTVLTATLAVCLGLVARRDRADGLFYWGLALAAHCAAYVLYMLRGQVGDWFSVVLANMLLAGAFALMQEGLYQFQGRKAPRWWIWLPVPALGALFAMLLGHIHARVVVLACALCLQFAQFAVAMGQRWAETPGRGKFFVMAGLALSALALVVRAAAAVAGRLEMDSITDSGSLQTLVFAMAAVAMILANFGIVVMIKERADARNHTLAFMDELTGLHNRRHVLQALEQQIAWACRARQPLSLLLLDVDFFKRINDTLGHLSGDQVLRDLAAGLRGHLRACDIAGRWGGEEFIIVLPGTGAAGAAALAERLRGAVEAGRFVMPDGTVLPVTVSIGLHTLHPVAADATVDSLLGLADRALYRAKALGRNRVEVA from the coding sequence ATGACGTTGCACACACCTTCCTTGATGCTGGCCAACACCGTGCTCACCGCCACCCTGGCGGTGTGCCTGGGCCTGGTGGCGCGGCGCGACCGTGCCGACGGCTTGTTCTACTGGGGACTCGCGCTCGCGGCGCACTGCGCCGCGTACGTGCTGTACATGCTGCGCGGGCAGGTCGGCGACTGGTTCTCCGTGGTGCTGGCCAATATGCTGCTGGCCGGCGCCTTCGCGCTCATGCAGGAAGGGCTGTACCAGTTCCAGGGGCGCAAGGCGCCGCGCTGGTGGATATGGCTGCCCGTGCCGGCGCTGGGCGCGCTGTTCGCCATGCTGCTGGGCCACATCCATGCCCGCGTCGTGGTGCTGGCCTGCGCGCTGTGCCTGCAGTTCGCGCAGTTCGCCGTGGCCATGGGCCAGCGCTGGGCCGAAACGCCGGGGCGCGGCAAGTTCTTCGTGATGGCGGGCCTCGCCTTGTCGGCGCTGGCCTTGGTGGTGCGCGCGGCGGCGGCGGTGGCGGGGCGGCTGGAGATGGACTCCATCACCGACTCGGGCTCCTTGCAGACGCTGGTCTTCGCCATGGCGGCGGTGGCGATGATCCTCGCCAACTTCGGTATCGTGGTGATGATCAAGGAGCGTGCCGATGCGCGCAACCACACGCTCGCCTTCATGGATGAGCTGACCGGGCTGCACAACCGGCGGCATGTCCTGCAGGCGCTGGAGCAGCAGATCGCCTGGGCCTGCCGGGCGCGGCAGCCGCTGTCGCTGCTGTTGCTGGACGTGGATTTCTTCAAGCGCATCAACGACACCCTGGGCCACCTCAGCGGCGACCAGGTGCTGCGCGATCTGGCCGCGGGCCTGCGCGGCCATCTGCGCGCCTGCGACATCGCGGGGCGCTGGGGCGGCGAGGAGTTCATCATCGTGCTTCCTGGCACCGGCGCGGCCGGGGCCGCTGCCCTGGCGGAGCGGCTGCGCGGCGCGGTGGAGGCCGGGCGCTTCGTGATGCCCGATGGCACCGTGCTCCCCGTGACCGTGAGCATCGGCCTGCACACCCTGCATCCCGTGGCGGCCGATGCCACGGTCGATAGTCTGCTGGGGCTGGCCGATCGTGCGCTGTACCGTGCCAAGGCACTGGGGCGTAACCGTGTCGAGGTAGCGTAG
- a CDS encoding amino acid ABC transporter substrate-binding protein, which yields MKDGRFPLAGRAALLCLMALWASLAGSQGRAGEVLARVRTSGELKVCIWPGYQGITWREPRSGRLGGLDIEMAEALGADLHLPVVFVDSSFPALVPDLLGNRCDVAMFGIAMLPGRMEKLAFSTPYLHSDIHAISMRTSRVVRQWADIDQPGVLVGVQAGTFMEPVMRERLRHASLVAITPPLTRERELLAGRIDVFMTDYPYGHALAGNVDWAALIAPPRPFHALPYAYASKPGDAEWLATLNAFVARIRQDGRLAAAARRHGLESITLP from the coding sequence ATGAAGGACGGGCGCTTCCCCTTGGCCGGGCGCGCGGCGCTGCTCTGCCTGATGGCGCTCTGGGCCAGCCTGGCCGGCTCGCAGGGGCGCGCGGGCGAGGTGCTCGCGCGCGTGCGCACCAGTGGCGAGCTCAAGGTGTGCATCTGGCCCGGCTACCAGGGCATCACCTGGCGTGAGCCGCGTTCGGGCCGCCTCGGCGGGCTGGACATCGAGATGGCCGAGGCGCTGGGGGCCGACCTGCACCTGCCGGTGGTGTTCGTGGACTCGTCCTTTCCCGCGCTGGTGCCCGACCTTCTGGGCAACCGCTGCGACGTGGCCATGTTCGGCATCGCCATGCTGCCCGGGCGCATGGAGAAGCTGGCGTTCTCCACCCCCTACCTGCACAGCGACATCCACGCCATCAGCATGCGCACCAGCCGCGTGGTGCGGCAGTGGGCCGACATCGACCAGCCCGGCGTGCTCGTCGGCGTGCAGGCGGGCACGTTCATGGAGCCGGTGATGCGCGAGCGCCTGCGCCACGCCAGCCTGGTGGCCATAACGCCGCCGCTCACGCGCGAACGCGAACTCCTGGCGGGCCGCATCGATGTCTTCATGACAGACTACCCCTACGGCCATGCGCTGGCCGGGAATGTGGACTGGGCGGCGCTGATCGCGCCGCCCCGGCCTTTCCATGCGCTGCCCTACGCCTATGCCAGCAAGCCCGGCGACGCCGAGTGGCTGGCGACGCTCAATGCCTTCGTGGCGCGGATCCGCCAGGACGGCCGCCTGGCCGCCGCGGCCCGGCGCCATGGCCTCGAATCCATCACCTTGCCTTGA